The following are from one region of the Corynebacterium hindlerae genome:
- a CDS encoding TadA family conjugal transfer-associated ATPase, producing MDVIDRVQLKIAAEYGALAAAPPDYVAALIREEAGVISDVELLGLLRQLRQESSGAGALDSLLALPGVTDVLVNGPDQVWFDRGDGLERAELSFASEEQVRQLATRLAVACGRRLDDAQPFADGRLRRDDGTSIRVHAIIPPLSDSGTCISLRVLRQAAMTLDRMVELGCIDDYGRQLLGTIVSERGSFLVAGGTGTGKTTMLSALLGEVSAEERIVCIEDTAELRPAHPHVVSLVSRSKNVEGVGVFTMADLLKQALRMRPDRIVLGEIRGAEVVDLLAALNTGHDGGAGTVHANSVSEVPARLEALAMLGGLDGPALHTQLAAAVRYVIMMKRTRHGRIVEEVAELRKQHLELETIWRTPNGLEPTKGEPI from the coding sequence GTGGATGTCATTGACAGAGTGCAGCTGAAGATTGCTGCGGAGTATGGGGCGCTAGCAGCAGCTCCCCCGGACTATGTGGCCGCGCTGATCCGCGAGGAAGCAGGGGTGATTAGCGACGTTGAACTGCTGGGGCTGCTACGCCAGCTGCGCCAGGAGTCCTCTGGGGCCGGTGCGTTGGACAGCCTTTTGGCGCTGCCAGGAGTTACGGATGTGTTGGTCAACGGCCCAGATCAGGTGTGGTTCGACCGGGGCGACGGACTCGAGCGGGCCGAGTTGAGCTTCGCCTCCGAGGAACAGGTAAGGCAACTGGCCACCCGACTTGCGGTGGCCTGCGGGCGCAGGCTTGACGACGCCCAGCCCTTCGCCGACGGCCGGCTACGGCGTGATGACGGCACCAGCATCCGCGTGCACGCGATCATTCCGCCTCTGAGTGACTCGGGGACCTGCATCTCACTACGCGTGCTGCGGCAAGCTGCAATGACCTTGGATCGCATGGTGGAGCTAGGGTGCATCGACGACTACGGCAGGCAGCTGCTGGGAACGATCGTGTCCGAACGAGGTTCGTTCCTGGTCGCCGGGGGAACCGGCACAGGCAAGACGACGATGCTGTCGGCGCTGCTGGGTGAGGTATCGGCTGAGGAGCGGATCGTCTGCATCGAGGACACCGCAGAGCTACGACCTGCGCATCCGCACGTGGTGTCACTTGTGTCCCGCAGTAAAAATGTGGAAGGCGTCGGCGTATTTACCATGGCGGATTTGCTGAAACAGGCGCTGCGCATGAGGCCCGACCGTATCGTGCTCGGGGAAATCCGTGGCGCGGAAGTAGTGGACCTGCTCGCAGCCTTGAATACGGGGCACGACGGTGGTGCTGGAACGGTCCACGCCAACTCGGTATCTGAAGTCCCAGCGCGCTTGGAAGCGCTGGCAATGCTCGGGGGACTCGACGGTCCGGCCCTGCACACCCAGCTAGCGGCAGCCGTGCGCTACGTGATCATGATGAAGCGCACCCGCCACGGCCGCATCGTCGAAGAGGTCGCTGAGCTGCGTAAACAACACTTGGAACTGGAAACAATTTGGCGAACCCCTAATGGTTTAGAGCCGACTAAAGGGGAGCCCATCTAA
- the ssd gene encoding septum site-determining protein Ssd — protein sequence MNSSIVVAVTDPAVHPEVVQIVAATGQKIIDVRSPQEVRRAASRCSAVVVDRQMASELGGRVRHSRVVLVERDPGPVDWQCAVEVGAAHGFVVPAQAPELLKVLGERGASQRATRNSVGVLGAVGGSGASVLAAALARAQGEGAVLIDADPHSGGLDLLLGMEQQVGARWNDVNLEKGAVAAEDLWGALPTSQGLGVLTHSRSKGALPSCSAAGVCSALETLAGFPVVVDLSVRLPGFGDVLSAVSSVVLVIPAELRAVAAASSLATAYPEVDFLGVVRYRGWSGMDRGEVGDLSGIRVVAEVPSVPGLAKQLETKGLVRVPRGLSGAVRALNHEL from the coding sequence ATGAATTCCAGCATTGTTGTTGCAGTGACAGATCCCGCCGTGCACCCGGAAGTGGTGCAAATTGTGGCGGCTACCGGCCAAAAGATTATTGATGTGCGCAGCCCCCAGGAGGTGAGGCGGGCGGCGAGCCGGTGTAGCGCTGTAGTGGTGGATAGACAGATGGCCAGTGAACTCGGTGGTCGGGTGAGGCATTCTCGGGTGGTGCTCGTGGAGCGTGACCCTGGGCCGGTGGATTGGCAGTGCGCTGTTGAGGTGGGGGCCGCGCATGGGTTCGTCGTGCCGGCGCAGGCTCCTGAGCTGCTGAAAGTGTTGGGGGAGCGTGGGGCGTCGCAGCGCGCGACGCGGAACAGCGTGGGGGTGCTGGGCGCGGTTGGCGGCAGCGGGGCGAGCGTATTGGCCGCCGCGTTGGCGCGGGCACAGGGGGAGGGGGCAGTGCTTATCGACGCCGACCCGCACTCCGGAGGCCTCGACCTGTTACTCGGGATGGAGCAGCAGGTGGGTGCCCGGTGGAATGACGTGAACTTAGAGAAGGGGGCCGTGGCGGCCGAGGACTTGTGGGGCGCACTGCCCACCTCGCAAGGGCTAGGGGTGCTGACGCATTCGCGGAGCAAGGGGGCGTTGCCTAGCTGTAGTGCCGCCGGGGTGTGTTCGGCGCTGGAGACATTGGCAGGTTTTCCAGTGGTGGTGGATCTGTCTGTTCGGCTTCCGGGTTTTGGGGATGTGCTCAGCGCGGTGAGTTCGGTGGTGCTCGTGATTCCTGCGGAGCTGCGTGCGGTAGCGGCGGCGTCTTCGTTAGCCACGGCGTATCCGGAGGTGGATTTCCTGGGGGTGGTGCGGTATCGGGGCTGGTCAGGGATGGATCGTGGCGAAGTGGGAGACCTGTCGGGGATTCGCGTGGTGGCTGAGGTGCCGTCGGTCCCGGGCCTGGCGAAGCAGTTGGAAACCAAGGGACTGGTCCGCGTGCCACGCGGGCTGTCAGGCGCGGTGCGTGCGCTCAACCATGAGCTGTAG